The proteins below come from a single Polynucleobacter sp. MWH-UH23A genomic window:
- a CDS encoding class I SAM-dependent methyltransferase: MLYWNEGGQQCFARWHSENGIAAHQKIQIGDDTLTADVAYRLACEGTAILYRGDFQNARQLLQALVRRVDKPSKKSKRVNKGSKNGETREKTPLDLFNLHRLSQSQRARILGMLLIQIEADHSIPLRRAPDVAQACLEAYGPQTQSYVISLRELLGVISAHEWRKKGVPILVRDDEEIRIHPHYGVFSPIRGEYIELVLKAPLPKALIESSTAFDIGVGTGVLSVVLAIREIQNIIATDQDDRAITCAKENIDRLGLSNQVKIQKTHLFPDGKAALIVCNPPWLPARPSSSLEHAVYDPGSQMLKGFLGGLRKHLLLEGEGWLILSDIAEHLGLRTREELLGWIDAAGLSVIARLDTKPHHPKAFDQTDALYMARSKEITSLWRLGIK; the protein is encoded by the coding sequence ATGCTTTATTGGAATGAGGGCGGGCAACAATGCTTCGCAAGATGGCATTCTGAAAACGGGATAGCGGCCCATCAAAAAATTCAGATTGGTGATGACACCTTAACTGCAGATGTAGCTTACCGTTTGGCTTGCGAGGGTACAGCCATTTTGTATCGAGGTGATTTCCAAAATGCTAGGCAGTTGTTACAAGCTCTAGTACGAAGGGTAGATAAACCTTCCAAGAAGTCGAAAAGAGTAAATAAAGGTTCTAAAAATGGGGAGACTAGAGAAAAAACTCCTTTAGATCTTTTCAACTTGCACCGCCTATCTCAATCGCAGCGGGCGCGTATTTTGGGAATGTTGTTGATTCAGATCGAGGCAGATCATTCTATCCCGCTTAGACGTGCGCCAGATGTCGCTCAAGCCTGTCTGGAGGCATATGGCCCACAAACACAGTCTTACGTAATTTCTTTGCGAGAGCTCTTGGGGGTTATTAGTGCTCATGAGTGGCGCAAGAAGGGTGTTCCTATCCTCGTTAGGGATGATGAAGAGATCCGCATTCATCCACACTATGGTGTGTTCTCTCCAATTCGTGGTGAATATATTGAACTCGTCTTAAAAGCACCTTTACCTAAAGCGCTTATCGAAAGCTCAACAGCATTTGATATTGGAGTGGGCACCGGAGTTTTGTCTGTTGTGTTGGCAATACGAGAAATTCAAAACATCATTGCAACAGATCAAGATGATCGAGCCATTACTTGTGCCAAAGAAAATATTGATCGTCTTGGCCTAAGCAATCAAGTGAAGATTCAGAAAACTCATTTATTTCCTGATGGTAAGGCTGCACTCATCGTCTGCAATCCACCTTGGTTGCCTGCTAGACCTAGTTCTTCTCTGGAGCATGCGGTATATGACCCTGGTAGCCAGATGCTTAAAGGCTTTTTGGGTGGCTTAAGAAAACATCTTTTGCTCGAAGGTGAGGGCTGGTTAATTCTTTCAGATATAGCTGAGCATCTTGGTTTACGCACTCGAGAAGAGTTGCTGGGCTGGATCGATGCCGCAGGTTTGAGTGTAATTGCACGCTTGGATACCAAACCGCATCATCCAAAAGCATTTGATCAAACAGACGCTTTGTATATGGCAAGATCTAAAGAGATCACCAGTCTTTGGCGTCTAGGGATAAAGTGA
- a CDS encoding energy transducer TonB, translated as MFDIRKREVLDFGSTTGPIFVHLHQSVKLKTQARHDDAVVLDPRALNNQKSADTESESIPKLPSLGGTAAIRNMSDLRPTKIDGPKPHYPIASRRLREEGEVLVRLCIDSSGAVETAQIQKSSGYRNLDHSALSALSKWRFLTPYQLINNDLAECFRFPVRFTLEG; from the coding sequence ATGTTCGATATACGAAAGAGGGAGGTATTAGATTTTGGATCGACAACAGGACCTATATTTGTGCACTTGCACCAAAGCGTCAAGTTAAAAACCCAAGCGAGACATGATGATGCTGTAGTTCTTGACCCTAGAGCGCTCAATAATCAAAAATCAGCCGATACAGAAAGTGAATCCATCCCTAAGCTTCCCAGTTTAGGTGGTACGGCTGCAATTCGTAATATGAGTGATTTACGCCCAACAAAAATTGACGGCCCCAAGCCTCACTACCCAATCGCCAGTAGGCGGTTAAGGGAAGAAGGGGAGGTTTTAGTGAGGCTATGCATAGACTCTAGCGGTGCAGTAGAAACTGCGCAGATTCAAAAAAGTTCTGGCTATCGAAACCTAGATCACTCCGCCTTAAGTGCATTATCAAAATGGCGTTTTTTAACCCCATACCAATTAATCAATAATGACCTCGCAGAGTGTTTTCGTTTTCCAGTGCGTTTCACCTTAGAAGGTTGA
- a CDS encoding hemin uptake protein HemP: protein MVNISEPIFESVAKQAKSELPKTISSVALLGKQNQIYIVHDGQRYLLRITKLRKLILTK from the coding sequence ATGGTTAATATTTCAGAGCCTATTTTTGAGAGTGTGGCAAAGCAAGCCAAGTCAGAGCTTCCCAAAACAATTTCTAGTGTCGCCCTACTGGGGAAACAGAATCAAATTTATATTGTTCATGATGGCCAGCGATATCTGCTACGCATCACGAAGTTAAGGAAGCTTATTCTCACTAAATAA
- a CDS encoding TonB-dependent receptor has translation MKHQFIGGSFGDRNKIAWISSIALLYGSIFSGSVKARDAELPRIDIVGREESAVHKIPGTVDVISEKQLEILQAPSLQDALRTVPGVNIRGDEGGLGSIPNIGLRGLNPSRSSKVPLLEDGAPIQPSLFISNASYYSPPIDRISSIEVLKGASGLQYGPSNIGGVINYLSKTPASGIKLTGKVGNFGYRLAELEAGGKSDANGAIGGINLIQSESNGYQNNGFKMYDVLVKGGLQIDQNQWLSLKYTHYDNNINTSYVGLRPNQYAANSGINPAPNDRFITQRNAVDINHSLEINSDTKLNTLLYWSKLDRDYWRQSILDRNQDATVFKPCNTGADCQAGRNREFQMLGLDSRLTHGYKALGIANEMELGVRLHTESQSNQVETSQTLAHSGRLTLHEENKANSIALYAQNRFLITPDFAIIPGVRVESYNQTRSNVLTNKSGSAKNIETVPQIGATWQLIPQAQIYSSIYKGFAPAQLATAIDDKGVDQQLAPERSTNMEFGLRGRSGGFSYDSAVFSMDFSNQIVNQSLASGMSKANGGQSLHQGAELSLGYEIGGGWSINTNATYIPVARFVGTNSLGKDGKRIPYTPELTSNFGVNYQKNGFNTLLSLNYVSTQYADSANTVAQNAIGTIGEVPAFATVNWSVNYDINKAWKVFGVVNNLFDKRYIASRSPDGIFPGAPLNFQAGMSYQFN, from the coding sequence ATGAAACATCAGTTTATTGGGGGATCTTTTGGCGATCGTAATAAGATTGCTTGGATATCATCTATCGCACTGCTTTATGGAAGTATTTTTTCAGGTTCTGTAAAGGCGCGTGATGCAGAATTACCAAGGATCGATATTGTTGGCAGAGAAGAAAGTGCGGTACATAAGATTCCTGGCACAGTTGATGTTATTTCAGAGAAACAACTTGAAATACTGCAGGCGCCATCACTTCAGGATGCCTTAAGAACCGTTCCAGGTGTCAATATCAGAGGGGATGAGGGTGGTCTTGGATCTATTCCGAACATCGGATTACGTGGTCTAAATCCGAGTCGTAGCTCCAAGGTACCTCTTTTGGAGGATGGTGCCCCAATTCAGCCGAGTTTATTTATCTCAAATGCCTCTTACTACAGCCCTCCAATCGATCGAATTAGTAGCATCGAAGTTTTAAAGGGTGCCTCTGGCTTGCAGTACGGACCCTCTAATATTGGCGGTGTTATTAATTATCTTAGTAAAACACCTGCATCAGGCATTAAATTGACTGGCAAAGTTGGCAACTTTGGGTACCGACTCGCAGAGCTGGAAGCTGGAGGCAAATCTGATGCGAATGGGGCAATTGGTGGCATCAACCTCATTCAATCTGAATCAAATGGGTATCAAAATAATGGATTTAAGATGTATGACGTATTAGTCAAAGGCGGTCTACAAATTGATCAGAATCAGTGGTTAAGTCTTAAATACACTCACTACGATAACAACATCAATACTTCTTATGTTGGGCTTCGTCCTAATCAGTATGCCGCCAACTCTGGCATAAACCCAGCTCCCAATGATCGATTTATTACTCAGAGAAACGCGGTAGATATTAACCATTCTCTCGAGATTAATTCAGACACCAAGCTCAATACATTGCTGTATTGGAGCAAATTAGACCGAGATTATTGGAGGCAATCTATTCTGGATCGCAATCAAGATGCAACTGTGTTTAAGCCATGCAACACAGGTGCCGACTGTCAGGCTGGGCGAAATCGAGAGTTTCAGATGTTAGGTTTAGATTCGCGTTTGACTCATGGATATAAAGCCCTTGGTATCGCAAATGAGATGGAATTGGGGGTTCGATTGCACACGGAGTCGCAGTCAAATCAAGTGGAGACATCTCAAACTCTAGCTCACTCAGGTCGATTGACTTTGCACGAGGAGAATAAGGCTAACTCGATTGCCCTGTATGCTCAAAATCGATTTTTAATCACGCCAGATTTTGCAATTATTCCAGGTGTTCGTGTTGAGAGCTACAACCAAACTCGATCAAATGTTCTCACCAATAAAAGTGGTAGCGCTAAGAATATAGAAACTGTCCCACAGATTGGTGCTACTTGGCAATTAATTCCCCAAGCGCAGATCTACAGCAGTATCTATAAAGGCTTTGCACCTGCGCAATTGGCTACAGCTATTGATGACAAAGGAGTAGATCAGCAGCTTGCACCAGAGCGTTCTACCAATATGGAATTTGGATTAAGGGGTCGTTCTGGTGGTTTTTCATATGACTCTGCTGTATTCAGTATGGATTTCAGCAACCAAATTGTGAATCAAAGTCTTGCCTCTGGTATGTCCAAGGCTAATGGAGGACAGAGCCTGCATCAGGGAGCTGAACTATCTCTGGGGTATGAGATTGGTGGGGGTTGGAGCATCAACACAAACGCGACATATATTCCAGTTGCGCGGTTTGTTGGAACCAATTCTTTAGGTAAAGATGGGAAACGTATTCCGTATACGCCAGAGTTAACTTCCAATTTTGGTGTTAATTATCAAAAGAATGGGTTTAATACTTTGCTATCGCTGAACTATGTCTCAACTCAATATGCGGATTCTGCTAATACCGTTGCACAAAATGCAATTGGCACTATTGGTGAGGTACCAGCTTTTGCCACAGTAAATTGGAGCGTTAACTACGACATTAATAAGGCCTGGAAAGTATTTGGTGTGGTGAACAATCTTTTTGATAAAAGATATATTGCCAGCCGAAGTCCCGATGGTATTTTTCCAGGTGCGCCGCTTAATTTTCAAGCAGGCATGAGTTATCAATTTAATTGA
- a CDS encoding mobile mystery protein B, with the protein MQFQYPPGATPIDPDEALGLIPKHIHTQADLNAWEELNIVEGAAWISRQKLAQNLNESLVRELHRRMFNQTWQWAGSFRKSDKSIGIDWAQISVALRDLLDDITYQIEHCVMSIDEIVVRFHHRLILIHLFPNGNGRHARLIADALIMNLGGERFSWGANTSIATPSITRQNYLSALRTADAGDIKPLLRFARA; encoded by the coding sequence ATGCAATTTCAATATCCACCAGGAGCAACTCCGATTGATCCGGATGAGGCTCTTGGCTTAATTCCAAAACATATTCACACTCAAGCAGACCTGAATGCTTGGGAAGAATTAAATATTGTCGAGGGCGCCGCTTGGATTAGCCGTCAGAAGCTAGCTCAGAATTTAAATGAAAGTCTGGTACGCGAATTACATAGGCGCATGTTTAACCAAACATGGCAATGGGCTGGCTCATTCAGAAAAAGCGATAAAAGCATTGGCATTGATTGGGCGCAAATCTCTGTTGCCCTCAGAGATCTTTTAGATGACATCACCTATCAAATAGAACATTGCGTGATGTCTATCGATGAAATCGTAGTCCGCTTTCATCATCGACTAATACTAATTCATTTATTTCCAAACGGTAATGGACGCCATGCCCGCTTAATAGCTGATGCTTTAATAATGAATCTTGGTGGCGAAAGATTTTCTTGGGGTGCTAATACATCAATTGCTACCCCAAGCATTACACGTCAAAACTATCTGTCAGCCCTTCGCACTGCAGACGCAGGCGATATAAAACCACTACTCAGATTTGCAAGAGCGTAA
- a CDS encoding mobile mystery protein A — MKNKFANLQLHQINSTLTKLRDARPPSPPSNGWVKAIRESLGMSASALARKLGVTPASIIKLEKAEVDEKITLQSLRKLANALDCELQYALIPRKSLEEILEDRAMAVARDKLRPVSHSMGLEDQAVDQSSNEKQLQLLAKEILDGPRRNLW, encoded by the coding sequence ATGAAGAATAAATTTGCCAATTTGCAACTCCATCAAATCAATTCCACCCTTACTAAGTTAAGGGATGCTCGCCCCCCAAGCCCGCCTAGTAATGGGTGGGTTAAGGCTATTCGTGAATCTTTGGGGATGTCTGCATCCGCATTAGCGCGCAAATTAGGCGTTACGCCTGCCAGCATTATTAAGCTAGAAAAAGCCGAGGTTGATGAGAAGATTACCTTGCAAAGCCTACGCAAACTGGCTAACGCACTGGATTGTGAGCTGCAATACGCCCTAATACCGCGTAAATCTTTAGAGGAAATCTTGGAGGATCGCGCAATGGCAGTTGCGCGGGATAAATTGCGTCCTGTTTCTCATTCAATGGGCCTTGAGGATCAGGCAGTTGATCAGTCTTCCAATGAAAAGCAGCTCCAGCTCCTCGCAAAAGAGATTTTGGATGGCCCTAGAAGGAATTTGTGGTGA
- a CDS encoding HAD-IA family hydrolase produces the protein MSSFSSPFHGVFFDLDGTLADTAPDLVAATNKLLTARNLDPKPYQFLRPYASAGARGLLEGAFGIGTDHPDFVTLRDEFFSNYEKALLVESKLFEDIDHLLDQMDQANLPWGIVTNKSQRFTNPLVELMGLHERSASTVSGDTTPHSKPHPEPILHAARLANIDPIKSLYVGDDIRDVIAGKAAGMKTVAAAYGYCGCKEPPEAWGADYLINSPLELVNIIFPNRD, from the coding sequence ATGAGCAGTTTTAGCAGCCCCTTTCATGGGGTGTTTTTTGACTTAGATGGAACCTTAGCGGATACCGCCCCAGACCTAGTAGCGGCCACAAACAAGCTTCTAACAGCCCGCAATTTAGATCCCAAGCCTTATCAATTCCTTCGGCCTTATGCCTCTGCAGGAGCGCGAGGATTGCTAGAGGGCGCTTTTGGGATCGGCACAGACCACCCAGATTTCGTCACCTTAAGAGATGAATTCTTCTCCAATTATGAGAAAGCGTTGCTAGTTGAAAGCAAATTGTTTGAAGATATTGATCACTTATTGGATCAAATGGATCAAGCCAATCTCCCCTGGGGAATCGTGACTAATAAAAGCCAGCGCTTTACCAACCCATTAGTTGAGCTCATGGGCCTTCATGAGAGATCGGCTTCTACTGTCTCTGGCGACACCACGCCACACTCTAAACCACATCCAGAGCCGATCTTGCACGCAGCTAGATTAGCCAATATTGACCCTATAAAATCACTTTATGTTGGCGACGATATTCGAGATGTTATTGCTGGGAAAGCTGCTGGCATGAAAACTGTAGCAGCGGCATATGGATATTGTGGCTGCAAAGAACCACCAGAAGCCTGGGGAGCGGATTACCTCATCAATTCTCCTCTGGAGTTAGTCAACATCATTTTTCCCAATAGGGATTAA
- the ubiG gene encoding bifunctional 2-polyprenyl-6-hydroxyphenol methylase/3-demethylubiquinol 3-O-methyltransferase UbiG, with the protein MNVDQSEIAKFSALAHRWWDPNSEFKPLHAINPLRLNWIKSFVSLENKKVVDVGCGGGILAESISQSGADTTGIDLSEKALKVAELHALEVGAKLIYRSISAEDLADEQPEQYDVVTCMEMLEHVPDPASVVRACAKLCKPGGTLFFSTLNRNPKSYLFAIVGAEYILKLLPKGTHEYAKFIKPSELVAFTRQAGLQMLGIKGLGYNPLTQVYSLSDDVDVNYMIAVRK; encoded by the coding sequence ATGAACGTCGATCAATCAGAAATCGCCAAATTTAGCGCCCTAGCCCATCGTTGGTGGGATCCCAATAGCGAGTTCAAACCATTGCATGCGATTAACCCATTGCGTTTAAATTGGATTAAATCATTTGTGTCGCTTGAGAATAAAAAAGTAGTTGATGTAGGTTGCGGTGGTGGCATCTTGGCTGAATCTATTTCTCAATCTGGTGCAGATACAACTGGCATCGATTTATCTGAAAAAGCGCTCAAAGTCGCCGAGCTTCATGCATTAGAAGTTGGCGCTAAGCTCATCTATCGCTCAATCTCTGCAGAAGATTTAGCAGATGAGCAACCTGAACAATATGACGTAGTTACCTGCATGGAAATGCTTGAACATGTACCTGATCCTGCATCTGTAGTCCGTGCATGTGCCAAACTATGCAAACCAGGGGGCACTTTATTTTTCAGCACCCTAAACCGAAATCCAAAGTCTTACTTATTTGCCATTGTTGGAGCTGAATACATTCTGAAGTTACTACCTAAAGGTACGCATGAATACGCTAAATTCATTAAGCCTTCGGAGTTAGTTGCGTTTACGCGTCAGGCAGGATTGCAAATGCTCGGTATAAAAGGTTTGGGCTACAACCCTCTCACTCAGGTCTACAGCCTCAGCGATGATGTAGATGTGAACTACATGATTGCGGTTCGTAAATGA
- the ompA gene encoding outer membrane protein OmpA encodes MNKTLKLVLAGVITVAATAASAQNVDNWVNSTGTAWKNGDGQLCWRDNNWTPATAAKGCDGALTAGTAAAGVSQSKITLQADTLYDFDKATLKPEGMATLDKIAADLKKIKLEVIIAVGNTDSVGTDAYNMALGQRRAQSVKTYLVSKGVDGSRIYTESKGKSNPVASNATAEGRAKNRRTDIEVVGTAAK; translated from the coding sequence ATGAACAAAACCCTAAAACTGGTACTTGCTGGTGTAATTACTGTTGCCGCTACTGCTGCTTCAGCTCAAAACGTTGACAACTGGGTCAACTCAACTGGTACAGCCTGGAAAAACGGTGATGGCCAATTGTGCTGGCGCGATAACAACTGGACACCTGCTACTGCAGCTAAGGGTTGTGACGGTGCATTGACTGCTGGTACTGCAGCTGCTGGCGTTAGCCAAAGCAAAATCACTTTGCAAGCTGACACACTTTATGATTTTGACAAAGCAACTTTGAAGCCAGAAGGAATGGCTACATTGGACAAAATCGCTGCTGACTTGAAGAAAATCAAGTTGGAAGTGATCATTGCTGTTGGTAACACAGACAGCGTTGGTACAGATGCATACAACATGGCTCTCGGTCAGCGTCGTGCTCAATCTGTTAAGACATACCTCGTAAGCAAGGGTGTTGACGGTAGCCGCATCTACACAGAATCTAAGGGCAAGAGCAATCCAGTTGCATCAAACGCAACTGCTGAAGGCCGTGCTAAGAACCGCCGTACAGACATCGAAGTTGTTGGTACAGCAGCTAAGTAA